One genomic region from Bacillus rossius redtenbacheri isolate Brsri chromosome 6, Brsri_v3, whole genome shotgun sequence encodes:
- the LOC134532957 gene encoding protein outspread isoform X1, which produces MSSSLMRSECRKFSPNIFNKSKCTNCFKQKEEHSAEALESNRATRKVAKCGYLFVAPGWDFSNPLNRTKRWQRRWFVLYDDGELSYSVDEHPDTVPQASIDMNKVLEVTDAEEVTGNAFSLAVTAPDRVHFVKGTCREECRWWADVLSVFPRSKGRHKRNATFPGGQTTSILQQSPAIRACTPSDSRPRFNSCHTDPAALRQPPTQPWLPVEADAFPTRDVPPSPPQEARPEPAAPAVDTSAVYRDQPASSASPPTRDKVQTEEKIRTRRVLNREKRGVKSARSYSEDFSGMLPTWKDTSTATETQDKNDVSRRILFDDYENESKRDEKLKDIADSITRPRYRRNNQSHITVYHSSVSDRVKPTRDGEYSEEEQKKVYTRSGSPVIREVDHTDGCTDKLVRGDPDGCGLDISSHRYSPNSELRVDLPAEDLLNIKKGWLMKQGVDKEWNKHWFVLRGSALMYYRDPTAEDKGIMDGVIDLSGVKSVVEVQVARNYGFQAVTWDDKRHVLSAVTSGIRGNWMLALRRAAGLQNPSPTDSSLTVGEKLERELDNISMQSVCVEREPSIVPSTPVTTPRSILFSSDEEYRTASEGGRRESEDWGESLAPLPPSPPLNRTPISRVKEKARSRSTSRSRVYKRSRSSPPSSRRSTLDSVRTEDLILGCCGELPESDAEGSVGMDSVQSSLYTAVGSQSSEVDDLKTQLSMALCEVSNAEEELLRLRHHKTEIIALEKQVKDLLTTLDRTEEQLKQRTKEASEAELLRKRFNELAREHEELLADWRKKAMDKDWRALYQQLEERYREDSEKWKDELKDQECACEEAKDRCRVLSLELASSQEAIEHLRGEVIGLGERLARGIEENESLYRRLRELEGRGGAGVLSSSSRERGRSVDSLSDLTNIDLDLDLTEMDKERIMEEYDDLRGRFEKAVQEIRAMKRELRESHALYDELELSCIKLRQDAKLREDDHSAQFSLMVRRVDDLTLKLSAAEKQVRSLKQKLAKADSRDKRRSLSLKGRESFQICKELEEKLGELESKISALESGKPITAVSIRTSKHARSESPQGSKKDDSGDKLKASSSRLRRKSLDSATSSEPMKVLIRLTSLEAKVTKAAEQMSKCKSEDAGAKEVEVSLDDGPEPMDFEDGNSDLMLRLHILEQAVLKSKAKLTECVCLLQSLKSASPARHSLLSQTPQLTFLENNLLEVKQILQNCDSRCSSSEMNSLVASAEEEAVKSSVQSVVSRFEELLREKLSELFKKRMNLKQSGQLDKTARTKLLAEKLAYESVLISRIAQAVACSGEGSQHFKISLLGAEVLECNRLFSVLKSKLNGSTPPETCETSVNYLTRVLSHKLLLQGQLKHDSHSSPPVNKAANSSNSDALRLMLDQQRDCEACIDKYRNEKLNHLAKTLAIETLSVTDKHEPVDEVQNWKSEKRQSPKPSALTLEDQRIREAWMMAQEAVNQELIQAEISHVTMRCGQAYEAALSSEQETRFTLLAAQRVVMEQWYDTAEEILRQEMEAGIEELNARYEECLSRLKNEKAFIPKSHHEEESMESRHLLFEFADIMAHKALIDARIAVISREAQHANLSNSRAKENVRSVVQSVLENEMMSSRFSDYETSICNVDCELGSEFEFLFQQYLDQCCLQVASVGCDKLRTDHEQAGQVMGLLSELEEELNLLQDDARSEKMPSCHGDSKELTWSDVCDKCKTLRQIIANLSARLKDIRICKRCQQLQESIKRLSSDHEEEVRMLRRCQEDDMLRLRGELEQQRHSLVSQHEQEQAHLKERARLLERRLGTLDSEYSQQVENLRSAYQKTLTAGLERDIEGEENIRQRYQAEIEQLRALCEKGLVAMENSHRRIIAELDEKHRQELEQLRLEKEQALAEETQATLAALDAMRKAHETEVQREIVKFKNEFIKKMQSTHDIGALHKEHEAEMEEIKKEILSLSERYSVKCVESAALEEQLAVVTKQLTQAQQHVQQLDARNKQLRAHLVSEVSELETGDTAQLLRQRDQELVKKQEELGQLQRELSTARAHGEELITLCSQLSNEHSSQRDRAAVWARLQKLAATCPSLRKGLKAIESSRPKSDCGVAKQVTSSRFKQQKEPPTLTSAELIRSPEQNISRSERIFLSLAPLRSPSPCPLSGMVAERKKMFEH; this is translated from the exons GGCCGCCACAAGCGCAACGCTACGTTCCCTGGCGGCCAGACCACGAGCATCCTGCAGCAGTCGCCCGCCATTAGAG CGTGCACGCCCAGCGACTCCCGCCCGAGGTTCAACAGCTGCCACACGGACCCCGCGGCGCTCCGCCAGCCGCCCACCCAGCCCTGGCTGCCCGTCGAGGCGGACGCCTTCCCCACCCGGGACGTGCCGCCCTCCCCCCCGCAGGAGGCCAGGCCCGAGCCGGCGGCCCCCGCCGTCGACACCTCCGCAG TGTACCGCGACCAGCCGGCATCGTCTGCATCCCCGCCCACTCGAGACAAAGTCCAGACGGAAGAGAAGATCCGCACGAGGCGGGTGCTGAACAGGGAGAAGAGGGGCGTGAAGTCGGCACGCAGCTACTCCGAGGACTTCTCTGGCATGCTGCCCACCTGGAAGGACACCAGCACGGCTACTGAAACACAAG ATAAGAACGATGTATCGAGAAGGATTTTGTTTGATGACTATGAAAATGAGAGCAAGCGCGATGAGAAGCTGAAAGACATTGCAGACTCGATAACACGCCCGCGTTACCGCCGCAACAACCAGTCGCACATCACGGTGTACCACTCGAGTGTTTCCGACAGGGTGAAGCCCACGAGGGATGGAGAGTACAGCGAAGAGGAACAGAAGAAAGTGTACACTCGGTCGGGTAGCCCAGTCATCAGGGAGGTGGATCACACTGATGGGTGTACCGACAAGCTG gtACGGGGAGATCCAGATGGTTGTGGTTTGGACATATCTAGTCATCGGTACTCCCCCAACTCTGAGCTCAGGGTGGATCTACCAGCTGAGGACCTGCTCAACATTAAGAAAGGGTGGTTAATGAAGCAAGGGGTTGACAAG GAATGGAACAAACACTGGTTTGTGTTGCGAGGATCTGCACTCATGTACTATCGAGATCCGACGGCAGAAGATAAAGGAATCATGGATGGAGTTATTGACCTCAGTGGGGTGAAAAGTGTCGTTGAAGTCCAGGTTGCCCGGAACTATGGTTTTCAAGCTGTG ACGTGGGATGACAAACGACATGTGCTGTCGGCTGTGACCTCTGGGATCAGAGGCAACTGGATGTTGGCTCTTCGACGGGCGGCAGGCCTGCAGAACCCATCTCCGACCGACTCTTCCCTTACTGTCGGGGAGAAACTGGAGAGGGAATTGGATAATATATCAATGCA GTCTGTGTGCGTGGAGAGGGAGCCCTCGATAGTTCCCAGCACCCCCGTCACCACCCCTCGCTCCATCCTGTTCTCATCTGACGAGGAGTACCGCACGGCCTCGGAGGGCGGTCGCCGGGAGAGCGAGGACTGGGGGGAGTCGCTCGCTCCTCTCCCCCCATCGCCACCCCTCAATCGGACACCCATTTCCAGGGTGAAGGAGAAGGCCAG GTCTCGGTCTACCTCAAGGTCCAGAGTGTACAAGAGATCAAGGTCATCTCCGCCATCTTCGAGGCGGTCCACCTTGGATTCTGTGCGCACAGAGGACCTGATACTGGGATGCTGCGGCGAGCTGCCAGAGTCTGATGCCGAAGGGAGTGTTGGG ATGGACTCGGTGCAGAGTTCTCTATACACCGCTGTCGGGAGTCAGTCTTCAGAGGTGGATGACCTTAAAACACAGCTCAGCATGGCTCTGTGTGAGGTCAGCAATGCTGAGGAAGAGTTGCTGCGGTTACGACATCACAAGACTGAAATCATTGCACTTGAGAAGCAG GTTAAAGACTTGCTTACTACACTGGACAGGACAGAAGAGCAGCTGAAACAAAGAACCAAAGAAGCCAGTGAAGCTGAACTGCTCAGGAAAAG ATTCAACGAGCTGGCGAGGGAACACGAGGAGTTGCTGGCTGACTGGCGGAAGAAAGCGATGGACAAGGACTGGAGAGCTCTGTACCAACAACTGGAGGAGAG GTATCGAGAGGACAGCGAGAAGTGGAAGGACGAGCTGAAGGACCAGGAGTGTGCGTGCGAGGAGGCCAAGGACCGGTGCCGGGTCCTGTCGCTGGAGCTGGCGTCGAGCCAGGAAGCCATCGAGCACCTGCGGGGCGAGGTGATCGGCCTGGGCGAGCGGCTGGCCCGTGGCATCGAGGAGAACGAGTCCCTGTACAGGCGGCTCCGCGAGCTGGAGGGTCGCGGCGGAGCAGGCGTGCTGTCCTCCTCCTCCAGGGAGAGGGGCCGCAGCGTCGACTCCCTCAGCGACCTCACCAACATCGATCTGGATCTCGACCTCACGGAGATGGACAAGGAGCG gATCATGGAAGAGTATGATGATTTGAGGGGGAGATTTGAGAAGGCGGTCCAGGAGATTCGAGCGATGAAACGAGAACTACGGGAGTCACATGCTCTGTATGATGAATTGGAGCTGTCGTGCATCAAACTGCGGCAAGATGCGAAGCTCCGCGAGGATGACCACTCTGCTCAGTTCTCTCTCATGGTGCGGAGGGTTGATGACCTCACGTTGAAACTGAGTGCAGCAGAAAAGCAG GTGCGAAGTTTGAAACAGAAGTTGGCCAAAGCCGATTCAAGAGACAAGCGTCGATCCCTCTCGCTGAAGGGAAGGGAATCATTCCAAATATGTAAAGAACTGGAAGAGAAACTTGGAGAGTTGGAAAGCAAGATAAGTGCATTAGAGTCTGGTAAACCCATCACAGCTGTCTCAATTAGGACAAGCAAACACGCAAGGAGCGAGTCCCCACAAGGAAGTAAGAAAGACGACAGTGGAGACAAGCTGAAGGCATCGTCTTCCCGCTTGAGGAGAAAATCCCTGGATAGTGCAACAAGCTCTGAGCCAATGAAGGTTTTGATACGTCTCACTTCACTGGAAGCGAAGGTCACGAAAGCTGCTGAGCAGATGTCCAAGTGTAAGAGCGAAGATGCAGGAGCCAAGGAAGTGGAAGTAAGCTTGGATGACGGTCCGGAGCCGATGGACTTTGAAGATGGAAATTCAGATCTCATGTTACGTTTACACATTCTTGAGCAAGCTGTGTTGAAATCAAAGGCAAAACTCACGGAATGCGTCTGTCTTCTCCAATCACTGAAATCGGCTTCCCCAGCAAGGCACTCTCTTCTTAGTCAGACCCCACAACTTACATTCTTGGAGAATAATCTCTTGGAAGTGAAACAGATTCTACAGAATTGTGATAGTCGCTGTTCATCGAGTGAAATGAATTCTCTTGTTGCATCAGCAGAGGAAGAGGCAGTGAAGAGTTCTGTTCAGAGTGTTGTGAGCAGATTTGAAGAGCTTCTTCGTGAAAAACTGAGTGAATTGTTTAAGAAGAGAATGAATCTCAAGCAGTCAGGTCAGCTTGATAAGACTGCCCGCACTAAACTGTTAGCTGAGAAATTGGCATACGAATCTGTCTTAATATCAAGGATAGCACAAGCAGTTGCATGTAGTGGTGAGGGTAGTcaacatttcaaaatttctttgctAGGTGCTGAAGTTCTAGAGTGTAACAGGCTGTTTTCTGTTCTTAAATCAAAATTGAATGGCTCGACACCACCAGAAACTTGCGAGACTTCAGTCAACTACCTGACGAGAGTTCTGTCGCATAAACTACTTCTTCAAGGTCAGTTGAAGCATGACAGTCATTCTTCTCCACCTGTTAATAAGGCAGCGAACAGTTCAAATTCTGATGCACTGCGACTTATGCTGGATCAGCAGAGAGACTGTGAGGCATGTATAGATAAATATAGAAATGAGAAGCTAAATCACCTTGCCAAAACGTTGGCCATTGAAACTCTTAGTGTCACTGATAAGCATGAACCGGTGGATGAAGTGCAAAACTGGAAGTCAGAGAAGAGACAAAGTCCAAAACCTTCTGCTTTAACTTTGGAGGACCAGAGAATACGTGAAGCATGGATGATGGCTCAAGAGGCAGTGAACCAGGAGTTGATACAGGCAGAGATATCCCATGTGACGATGCGCTGTGGCCAAGCGTACGAGGCAGCACTGTCGTCGGAGCAGGAAACTCGCTTCACCTTGCTTGCGGCACAGCGTGTGGTGATGGAACAGTGGTACGACACTGCCGAAGAGATTCTCAGGCAAGAAATGGAAGCAGGAATCGAAGAGTTGAACGCCAGGTACGAAGAATGCTTGTCTCGCTTGAAAAACGAAAAAGCGTTCATACCAAAAAGTCATCACGAAGAAGAAAGCATGGAGTCGAGACACCTTCTGTTCGAGTTTGCTGACATAATGGCCCACAAAGCTTTGATCGATGCTCGCATAGCCGTGATCAGCAGAGAGGCCCAACATGCTAATTTGTCTAATAGTAGAGCCAAAGAAAATGTGAGGTCTGTTGTGCAAAGCGTCCTGGAGAACGAAATGATGTCTTCTAGGTTTTCGGACTATGAAACGAGCATCTGCAATGTGGACTGTGAACTGGGAAGTGAGTTTGAATTTTTGTTCCAGCAGTATTTGGACCAGTGTTGCCTGCAAGTGGCAAGTGTAGGATGTGATAAGTTGAGGACAGATCACGAGCAGGCGGGGCAGGTGATGGGCTTGCTGTCCGAACTAGAGGAGGAGCTCAATTTGCTGCAGGACGATGCCAGGTCGGAGAAGATGCCGTCGTGCCATGGAGACTCCAAAGAGTTGACATGGAGCGACGTGTGTGATAAGTGTAAAACTTTGAGACAGATTATTGCTAACCTGTCAGCTCGCCTTAAGGACATCAGGATCTGCAAACGTTGCCAGCAGCTGCAGGAGAGCATTAAAAG GCTGAGCTCCGACCACGAGGAGGAAGTGAGGATGCTGCGACGCTGCCAGGAAGACGACATGCTGCGGCTGCGTGGGGAGCTGGAGCAGCAGAGGCACTCCCTG GTCTCTCAACACGAACAGGAGCAAGCACATTTGAAAGAGAGAGCACGTCTGCTGGAGCGACGCCTGGGTACGCTCGACAGCGAGTACTCGCAGCAGGTGGAGAACTTGCGCTCTGCCTACCAAAAAACTCTGACTGCTGGTCTGGAGAGGGACATAGAGGGAGAAGAGAACATTCGACAGCGATACCAAGCAGAGATCGAACAACTTAGG GCACTCTGTGAGAAAGGACTGGTTGCGATGGAGAACTCGCACAGGCGCATCATAGCGGAGCTGGACGAGAAGCACAGACAAGAGCTGGAGCAGTTGAGGCTGGAGAAGGAACAAGCTCTGGCAGAGGAGACTCAGGCTACCCTCGCTG CCTTGGATGCTATGAGAAAAGCACATGAGACTGAGGTACAGAGAGAAATTGTCAAATTCAAAAACGAATTCATTAAGAAAATGCAGTCCACTCACGACATAGGTGCACTTCATAAAGAACATGA AGCGGAAATGGAGGAGATAAAGAAGGAAATACTGTCGCTGTCTGAGCGATACTCCGTGAAGTGCGTGGAGTCTGCAGCGCTGGAGGAGCAACTGGCCGTGGTCACGAAGCAGCTGACTCAAGCCCAGCAGCATGTACAGCAGTTGGATGCGAG GAACAAGCAGCTGCGGGCCCACCTGGTGTCGGAGGTGAGCGAGCTGGAGACGGGAGACACGGCCCAGCTGCTGCGTCAGCGGGACCAGGAGCTGGTGAAGAAGCAAGAGGAACTGGGGCAGCTCCAGAGGGAGCTGAGCACAGCTCGGGCG CATGGGGAGGAACTCATTACACTTTGCTCTCAGTTGAGTAACGAGCACTCTAGCCAACGCGACAGGGCCGCAGTGTGGGCCCGCCTGCAGAAGCTGGCTGCCACTTGCCCGTCACTGAGGAAAG gaCTCAAGGCCATTGAGTCCAGTCGACCCAAATCAGATTGTGGTGTTGCGAAACAAGTCACAAGTTCCAGGTTTAAACAGCAAAAGGAACCGCCAACTCTCACCAGTGCAG AATTGATCCGGTCTCCAGAGCAAAACATTTCCCGAAGCGAGCGAATTTTTTTATCGCTGGCCCCCCTCCGCTCCCCCTCTCCCTGTCCTCTCAGCGGGATGGTGGCAGAGAGAAAAAAGATGTTCGAACACTAG